The Candidozyma auris chromosome 1, complete sequence genome includes a region encoding these proteins:
- the GSY1 gene encoding glycogen (starch) synthase translates to MPRDIQNHLLFEVATEVAHKVGGIYSVLKSKAPITVAEYRERYTLIGPLNYESAQIEVEEIPLKDDHIKTALESMSNRGIKWMYGRWLIEGAPRVLLFDIHSAGYMLNEWKADLWNTAGIPTPDHDHETNDAILLGYIVAWFLGELVYHDRERAVICHCHEWLAGVALPLCRKRRIDVTTIFTTHATLLGRYLCAGSTDFYNNLKYFDVDAEAGKRGIYHRYCIERSATHSADVFTTVSHITAYESEHLLKRKPDGVLPNGLNVVKFQAVHEFQNLHALKKEKINEFVKGHFYGNYDFDLDNTLYFFIAGRYEFRNKGADFFIEALARLNHRLKVAGSKMTVVAFIIMPGKINSYTVETLKGQAVIKSLEGTISEVQKKIGERLFEHCARFPNSNSVSNTNGQEVPSIDDLIKPADRVLLKRRIFALKRDGLPPIVTHNMADDANDPILNHIRRVQLFNKPEDRVKIIFHPEFLNANNPILSIDYEEFVRGCHLGVFPSYYEPWGYTPAECTVMGVPSITTNLSGFGCYMEDLIENTSDYGIYIVDRRQKSVDESINQLVDYMFDFTEKTRRQRINQRNRTERLSDLLDWKRMGLEYIKARQLSLKRAYPEKFKNGANPFQNSSNLKLTRPLSVPGSPRTKGMMTPGDLGSLQDAAQALEQEDYVGFRLGEDGDGDDEDAPYPLTLRGSSAPPQDE, encoded by the coding sequence ATGCCCCGTGACATTCAGAACCACTTGCTTTTCGAGGTGGCCACTGAGGTGGCCCACAAGGTGGGCGGCATCTACTCTGTGCTCAAGTCCAAGGCCCCAATCACTGTGGCCGAGTACAGAGAACGGTATACGCTAATTGGGCCATTGAACTATGAGCTGGCTCAAATAGAAGTCGAAGAAATCCCCTTGAAAGATGACCACATCAAAACTGCGTTGGAATCCATGTCCAACAGAGGCATCAAGTGGATGTACGGCCGCTGGTTGATCGAGGGAGCTCCTCGTGTGTTGCTTTTCGACATCCACCTGGCTGGCTATATGCTCAACGAGTGGAAAGCTGACTTATGGAACACTGCAGGCATCCCTACCCCAGACCACGACCACGAGACCAACGATGCCATTCTTTTGGGTTACATTGTCGCTTGGTTCTTGGGTGAATTGGTGTATCACGACAGAGAAAGAGCCGTCATCTGCCATTGCCACGAGTGGCTTGCAGGCGTGGCGTTGCCGCTCTGTAGAAAGCGTCGTATTGACGTGACGACTATCTTTACCACCCACGCTACATTACTTGGCCGGTACTTGTGTGCTGGCTCCACTGATTTCTACAACAATTTGAAGTACTTCGATGTGGACGCGGAGGCTGGTAAAAGAGGGATCTATCATCGTTACTGTATCGAGAGGAGTGCTACCCATTCGGCTGATGTGTTCACCACGGTGTCTCACATCACCGCTTACGAGTCTGAGCACTTGTTAAAGAGGAAGCCTGACGGCGTTTTGCCTAACGGCTTGAATGTGGTCAAGTTCCAGGCAGTGCACGAATTCCAGAACCTCCatgcattgaagaaggagaaaatAAACGAGTTTGTCAAGGGTCACTTCTACGGCAACTATGACTTCGACTTGGATAACACAttatacttcttcattgcTGGCCGTTATGAGTTCCGTAATAAGGGTGcagacttcttcatcgaAGCCTTGGCTCGCTTGAATCATCGTTTGAAGGTGGCAGGCTCCAAGATGACAGTGGTGGCATTTATCATCATGCCAGGAAAGATCAATTCGTACACTGTTGAGACTTTGAAGGGTCAGGCTGTCATTAAATCGTTGGAGGGCACCATATCTGAGgtacaaaagaaaattggTGAGCGTCTTTTCGAACATTGTGCCCGTTTCCCCAACTCTAACAGCGTCTCAAACACCAATGGTCAGGAAGTGCCCTCCATTGacgacttgatcaagcctGCTGACCGTGTCCTTTTAAAGAGACGTATCTTCGCATTGAAGAGAGACGGTCTTCCACCAATCGTCACCCACAACATGGCAGACGATGCAAACGATCCAATCTTGAACCACATTAGACGTGTAcagcttttcaacaagcCCGAGGACAGAGTGAAGATCATCTTTCATCCAGAATTTCTCAACGCTAACAACCCAATCTTGTCCATAGACTACGAGGAGTTCGTCAGAGGCTGTCACTTGGGAGTGTTCCCCTCCTACTATGAGCCTTGGGGCTACACTCCTGCTGAGTGTACTGTTATGGGTGTTCCTTCCATCACCACGAACTTGTCTGGTTTCGGGTGCTATATGGAAGACCTTATCGAGAACACAAGTGACTATGGTATCTACATTGTGGACAGAAGACAAAAGTCCGTGGATGAGTCGATCAACCAGCTTGTTGACTACATGTTTGACTTCACTGAAAAAACCAGGAGACAAAGAATCAACCAGAGAAACAGAACGGAGCGTTTATCCGACTTGTTGGACTGGAAGCGTATGGGCCTCGAGTACATTAAGGCCAGACAGCTCTCGTTGAAGAGAGCCTACCCAGAGAAATTTAAGAACGGTGCCAACCCCTTCCAGAACCTGTCGAATTTGAAGTTGACCAGACCTTTGTCTGTTCCAGGTTCTCCTCGCACCAAGGGTATGATGACGCCGGGCGACTTGGGGTCGTTGCAAGATGCTGCCCAGGCACTCGAGCAGGAGGACTATGTGGGCTTCAGATTGGGTGAAGACGGCGACGGCGACGACGAGGACGCCCCTTACCCACTTACTTTGAGAGGTCTGTCTGCGCCACCGCAGGACGAGTAG
- a CDS encoding U6 snRNA complex subunit LSM4, protein MLPLFMLTSVKSQEILVELKNGESVVGKLTDCDSWMNLTLSEAVVTYNKGEKFNKLEQIYIRGSHIKFLRLPESVMDHAKEQSMLNQEQRNRNQKRKGGQQHRKFNDNRDGRGNYGNRGGQGRRTYQGQHQHQANA, encoded by the exons ATG TTACCCCTATTTATGCTAACAAGCGTCAAAAGCCAGGAAATTCTCGTAGAGTTGAAGAATGGCGAATCCGTTGTTGGCAAATTGACCGACTGCGACTCGTGGATGAACTTGACCCTTTCCGAGGCCGTTGTTACGTACAACAAAGGTGAGaagttcaacaagcttgaACAGATCTACATCAGAGGAAGTCACATCAAGTTTCTCCGGTTGCCAGAGCTGGTAATGGACCACGCCAAGGAGCAGAGCATGTTGAACCAGGAACAAAGGAACAGAAACCAAAAGAGGAAGGGGGGACAGCAACACAGAAAATTCAACGATAACCGTGATGGTCGTGGTAACTATGGCAATCGTGGAGGTCAGGGAAGACGCACCTACCAAGGCcagcaccaacaccaaGCCAACGCCTAA
- a CDS encoding iron-sulfur cluster assembly protein CIA2 produces MSDPINANPTVIDVSSLPTRLDVGTKKADPGQELVEKIVALSLKTPLVNTAASDEETPDLISDAGEFTEEELDEEEEDPIDAQEVFDLIATISDPEHPLTLAQLAVVNLPDIKVTHGATKRDLSEVLIKITPTITHCSLATLIGLGIRVRLERCLPPRFRIRILIKEGTHQSENQVNKQLNDKERVAAACENDQLLSVISQMLSTCK; encoded by the coding sequence ATGTCTGACCCAATAAACGCCAACCCAACGGTCATCGACGTTTCAAGTTTGCCTACACGTCTTGATGTGGGTACGAAGAAAGCAGATCCTGGCCAAGAGCTcgtggagaagattgtAGCCTTGTCCTTAAAGACCCCTTTGGTGAACACTGCTGCttctgatgaagaaacCCCTGATTTGATATCTGACGCCGGCGAATTCACTGAGGAAGAATtggacgaggaggaagaggatCCTATCGATGCACAGGAAGTGTTTGATCTCATCGCAACCATCTCAGACCCGGAACATCCTTTGACGTTGGCCCAGTTGGCTGTGGTTAATCTACCGGATATAAAAGTGACTCATGGCGCTACAAAGAGAGACCTCTCTGAGGTTCTTATAAAGATCACTCCTACCATTACCCACTGTTCCTTGGCAACGTTGATCGGGCTTGGGATCAGAGTCCGCTTGGAACGTTGTCTCCCACCAAGATTCAGGATCAGAATCCTTATCAAAGAGGGTACTCACCAGTCTGAGAATCAGGTTAATAAACAGCTCAACGATAAGGAAAGAGTGGCTGCTGCATGTGAGAACGACCAGCTTCTAAGCGTCATCTCTCAAATGCTCTCTACATGTAAGTAA
- the RBP1 gene encoding peptidylprolyl isomerase FPR1, translating into MAPSTTEVEIISEGDGKVFPKVGDTVTIHYTGTLENGKKFDSSRDRGKPFQCTIGVGHVIKGWDIGIPKLSVGSQAKLTIPGHEAYGSRGFPGLIPPDATLIFDVELLGVN; encoded by the coding sequence ATGGCCCCAAGCACTACTGAAGTTGAAATTATTCTGGAAGGTGACGGAAAGGTTTTCCCAAAAGTTGGTGACACCGTCACCATCCACTACACTGGTACGTTGGAAAACGGTAAGAAATTCGACTCTTCCCGTGACAGAGGCAAACCCTTCCAATGCACCATCGGTGTTGGTCACGTCATCAAGGGCTGGGACATTGGCATTCCAAAGTTATCTGTCGGTTCTCAGGCCAAATTGACCATTCCTGGCCACGAGGCGTATGGTTCCAGAGGATTCCCAGGTCTCATTCCTCCTGATGCCaccttgatttttgatgTTGAGTTGTTGGGTGTTAACTAG
- the TOM70 gene encoding protein channel, translating to MAESSFFARNKAAIALTVLASAGAIGAYWYYIQQQAQETSGDKEGDNHAAKKKKNKKKKSKSSKDKTPETSAASQEKSPLDLSEAPFPVNDKNMPDFTEEDVAKLTEEQKEEWALALKNAGNAKYKNNEMEDAIAFYTAALKVKVDPVYYSNRSACWAAIGNHEEVIKDATEAIKLKPDYTKCILRRATSYEQLEQYPDAMLDLTALTIHGAFNSKSVEQTLERVLQKHAVKIVEKQMKERVPELPSASTIASFFGAFKPESNPEGISESSTGADKFLYDALQALNAKQAEKYEEADSLFNQAIKAYEEESIKPDSAEAAKATIAYEYGAIISFLKYDKKSIDAYITKAFALKPRARTYVIRALVKADDSTLEDSFKDFEKAKELEPENPDIYYHFGQIFYLTGRFPEAEQHFMKAKKLNPENVFAYIQLACVIYKKGEADEAIKAFEEAKLRFPTSPEVLNYYGEILADKGDTQGAIKQFDIAIRLQKDLPVVSVGAAPLLNKGSLLQRDGLDDKGEVADLYTRAVEMDPKSEIARNHLAQVKLAQDDAEEAIRLFEEGSLLSRTFDEKVQSTSFAEATKMQMKIKADPYLSQKINEVLQQHASQIQR from the coding sequence ATGGCCGAATCAAGCTTCTTCGCTAGAAACAAAGCTGCCATTGCCCTCACGGTGCTTGCCAGTGCTGGTGCCATCGGAGCCTACTGGTACTATATCCAGCAGCAAGCACAGGAAACCAGTGGCGACAAGGAAGGCGACAATCATGCCGctaagaagaaaaagaacaagaagaagaagagcaagagctCTAAGGATAAGACCCCTGAGACCAGCGCTGCTTCTCAGGAGAAGTCTCCTCTTGATTTGTCGGAGGCTCCCTTCCCAGTCAACGATAAGAACATGCCCGACTTCACCGAGGAGGACGTGGCCAAGTTGACCGAGGAACAGAAGGAGGAGTGGGCACTTGCGTTGAAAAACGCAGGTAACGCTAAGTACAAGAACAATGAGATGGAGGATGCTATAGCGTTCTACACTGCCGCATTGAAAGTGAAGGTCGACCCCGTCTACTACTCCAACAGATCTGCGTGCTGGGCTGCGATTGGCAACCACGAAGAAGTGATTAAGGATGCCACTGAGGCCATCAAGCTCAAGCCAGACTACACGAAATGTATTTTGCGTCGTGCCACCTCGTACGAGCAGTTGGAGCAGTACCCGGACGCCATGTTGGACTTGACCGCCTTGACCATCCACGGTGCCTTCAACTCCAAGTCTGTTGAGCAAACTTTGGAGAGAGTTTTGCAAAAGCACGCAGTGAAGATCGTTGAGAAACAGATGAAGGAACGTGTGCCCGAATTGCCCTCTGCTTCCACGATtgcctccttctttggcgCTTTCAAGCCTGAGTCCAATCCTGAGGGCATTTCTGAGTCTTCTACCGGTGCTGACAAGTTCTTGTACGACGCCTTGCAAGCTCTTAATGCCAAGCAGGCTGAGAAATACGAGGAGGCTGACTCTTTGTTCAACCAGGCCATCAAGGCCTACGAAGAGGAATCCATCAAGCCAGATTCCGCTGAGGCTGCCAAGGCTACCATTGCCTACGAGTACGGTGCTatcatctctttcttgaagtacgACAAAAAGTCAATCGATGCTTACATCACCAAGGCGTTTGCTTTGAAGCCTCGTGCCCGTACCTACGTCATCAGAGCACTTGTCAAGGCTGACGACAGCACTTTAGAGGACTCCTTCAAGGACTTCgagaaggccaaggagttggagCCAGAAAACCCTGATATCTACTACCACTTTGGTCAGATCTTTTACCTTACAGGTAGATTCCCTGAGGCTGAGCAGCATTTCATGAAGgccaagaagctcaaccCAGAGAATGTTTTCGCCTACATCCAGTTAGCCTGTGTTATCTACAAGAAGGGTGAGGCAGAtgaggccatcaaggcCTTCGAAGAAGCTAAGCTCAGATTCCCTACTTCTCCTGAAGTCTTGAACTACTACGGTGAAATCTTGGCGGACAAGGGCGACACACAGGGCGCAATCAAGCAGTTTGACATTGCTATCCGTTTGCAGAAAGACTTACCTGTGGTGAGCGTCGGTGCTGCTCctttgctcaacaaggGCAGTTTGCTCCAGAGAGATGGATTGGACGACAAAGGAGAAGTGGCTGACTTATACACCAGAGCGGTGGAGATGGACCCAAAGAGTGAAATTGCACGCAATCACCTTGCTCAGGTGAAGTTGGCTCAGGATGACGCTGAGGAGGCCATCAGATTGTTTGAGGAGGGTTCCCTCTTGTCGCGTACTTTCGACGAGAAGGTCCAGTCCACTTCTTTCGCCGAGGCCACCAAGATGCAGATGAAGATTAAGGCCGACCCTTACTTGAGCCAGAAGATCAATGAGGTTCTTCAACAGCACGCTCTGCAAATTCAGCGTTAG
- the TEP1 gene encoding putative phosphatidylinositol-3,4,5-trisphosphate 3-phosphatase produces the protein MVFRALMTVPKHTSKTPNSTLDLSYITPQLVVSGGPTDSKHRAVFRDNVAHVVAYLDSKHGRGNWHVWNLRAEGEGYALNGVIGPHCSYRPIVDHEIPPLEFMEKLMVEIHNFLDVSSERVALIHCKQGMGRSGTICCGYLMYQMFTRGIYASVDEMVAKFTAKRMKKVFGPGVSIESQLRFLRYWKVYMELPPDLRQDFALAGSDQRSCLLQVEFKGPQRLLWRSRLALATHKATELEEIFSTSFQNNIGVLTSPLRQFCSVDLNVPLANLPLVRVQLEAPVARCHFWFSPYLETIGSRKRPIAGSDVNMSFSVSWNECDGRWGTKWKGVPLFEKITVSWMYKSEEDDKKTADNVV, from the coding sequence ATGGTATTCAGGGCCCTCATGACTGTGCCCAAACACACGTCCAAAACGCCCAATTCCACTTTGGACTTGTCGTACATCACGCCCCAGCTCGTGGTTTCTGGCGGTCCCACTGACTCCAAGCACAGAGCAGTGTTTCGAGACAACGTCGCTCACGTTGTGGCCTACTTGGATCTGAAACACGGCCGTGGCAACTGGCATGTGTGGAATCTCCGTGCCGAAGGCGAAGGTTACGCCTTGAATGGAGTTATTGGTCCGCACTGCTCTTATCGTCCCATTGTAGACCATGAGATACCACCTCTCGAGTTCATGGAAAAGCTTATGGTGGAGATCCATAATTTTCTTGACGTTTCATCAGAAAGAGTGGCACTTATCCATTGCAAGCAGGGAATGGGCCGTTCGGGCACCATCTGTTGTGGGTACCTCATGTACCAGATGTTCACAAGAGGCATCTATGCTTCTGTGGAcgaaatggttgcaaaattcacTGCGAAACGCATGAAAAAGGTGTTTGGACCCGGAGTGTCCATTGAATCCCAGCTTCGCTTCTTGCGGTACTGGAAAGTGTATATGGAGCTTCCACCAGATCTTCGTCAAGATTTTGCCTTGGCCGGGAGCGACCAGCGCTCGTGCCTACTCCAGGTGGAGTTTAAAGGCCCTCAACGGCTTCTTTGGCGGCTGCGGTTGGCACTTGCAACACACAAGGCCACAGAACTCGAAGagatcttctccacctcTTTCCAGAACAACATTGGAGTTTTAACCAgtcctcttcgtcaattCTGCTCTGTCGATCTCAACGTGcccttggccaacttgcCTCTAGTAAGGGTACAGCTTGAGGCTCCAGTGGCTAGATGCCACTTCTGGTTTAGTCCTTACTTGGAGACCATCGGCAGTAGAAAGAGGCCCATAGCTGGGCTGGATGTTAATATGAGTTTTCTGGTCAGCTGGAACGAGTGTGACGGAAGGTGGGGGACCAAGTGGAAGGGAGTGCCATTGTTCGAAAAAATCACCGTATCCTGGATGTACAagagtgaagaagacgacaAGAAGACCGCTGATAATGTTGTATAA
- a CDS encoding diacylglycerol cholinephosphotransferase — MGVYTPSSKLENLKLYKYSSEDHSYISKYVLKRFWNWFTTLFPLDMAPNLITLLGLVFIIVSVFVVAYYDPYLDSPSPSWCYFLHAFNLFMYQTFDGCDGCHARRTGQSGPLGELFDHSIDAINTTLLCIVSSSVFQFGAGYKTLFAQFSVLANFYTSTWETYHTHTLFLSSFSGPVEGMIILCLSYILTGFTGPEIWTAHLFDLDLSSLGFGLDTVSVDVSHVIIVFGFIGIYFNVATAASNVAKKYYSNARLSTEKAAAEVVKAKEGLIPFVVYYVFLVLLVWSFPETATSYCYALVLSTGSTMAFCVGRIILAHLTLQDFPYYSVPTLMPAFQWLAANIFISIYGYTPSAVLPAITWGGTGLTIGIHIMFISELIVEITQFLDIYALTIKHKKV; from the coding sequence ATGGGCGTCTATACTCCATCTAGCAAGCTTgaaaacttgaagttgtACAAGTACTCCAGCGAAGACCACTCGTACATCTCCAAGTATGTGCTCAAACGGTTTTGGAACTGGTTCACCACCTTGTTCCCGTTGGACATGGCTCCCAACTTGATCACCTTGCTTGGCTTGGtgttcatcatcgtcaGTGTCTTTGTGGTGGCCTACTACGACCCTTACTTGGACTCGCCTTCTCCCAGCTGGTGCTACTTCCTCCATGcgttcaacttgttcaTGTACCAGACGTTTGATGGATGTGATGGCTGTCACGCCAGAAGAACTGGCCAGTCGGGGCCATTGGGTGAATTGTTTGATCATTCGATCGACGCCATCAACACCACCTTGTTGTGCATTGTCAGCAGCTCTGTATTCCAGTTTGGTGCGGGCTACAAGACTCTCTTTGCCCAGTTCTCTGTCCTTGCCAACTTCTATACATCTACATGGGAGACTTACCACACTCACACGTTGTTCTTGTCGAGCTTTAGTGGGCCTGTGGAAGGTATGATCATTTTGTGCTTGCTGTATATTCTCACTGGCTTCACGGGTCCTGAGATCTGGACTGCTCACTTGTTCGATTTGGATTTGTCTTCGCTTGGTTTTGGCTTGGACACTGTCTCTGTCGACGTCTCCCATGTCATAATTGTTTTTGGTTTTATTGGTATCTACTTCAATGTGGCCACTGCCGCATCTAACGTCGCAAAAAAGTATTACTCTAACGCCAGATTGTCCACTGAAAAAGCAGCTGCAGAAGTCGTCAAAGCGAAGGAAGGCTTGATTCCTTTCGTTGTCTATTATGTCTTCTTAGTTCTCCTTGTGTGGAGTTTCCCAGAGACTGCCACCTCTTACTGCTATGCATTGGTCCTCTCCACCGGAAGCACCATGGCCTTCTGTGTTGGACGCATTATCTTGGCCCACTTGACATTGCAAGACTTCCCTTACTATTCGGTTCCTACACTCATGCCTGCTTTCCAATGGCTCGCAGCTAACATATTCATTTCTATCTATGGCTACACTCCTTCTGCGGTGCTCCCCGCCATCACCTGGGGTGGCACAGGCTTGACGATCGGCATTCACATCATGTTCATTTCTGAACTTATTGTAGAGATCACTCAGTTTCTAGACATTTATGCCTTGACcatcaagcacaagaaaGTTTAA
- the TOM22 gene encoding Tom22p, whose protein sequence is MVKLTQVDDETVVSEEKKVNLDVAEQSDSESESDFEDDFDIENETLYDRIVALKDIVPPERRSQLFKLAEKAKSYASTGLTTSGSLLWTLTSTGLLLGFPFFIALFSEMQLQEMEKGVAMQQSSQDLIASGADPLSSEGNKEKK, encoded by the coding sequence ATGGTCAAATTAACTCAAGTCGACGACGAGACCGTCGTTtccgaggagaagaaagtcaaCTTGGATGTTGCTGAGCAGAGTGACTCTGAGTCCGAGTCTGATTTCGAGGATGACTTTGACATCGAAAACGAAACCTTGTATGACAGAATCGTTGCCTTGAAGGATATCGTTCCACCAGAGAGAAGATCGCAATTGTTTAAATTGGCTGAGAAGGCCAAGAGCTACGCCTCCACCGGTCTTACAACGTCTGGCTCCTTATTGTGGACTCTCACCTCGACTGGTTTGTTATTGGGatttccatttttcattGCTCTCTTCTCTGAGATGCAACTCCaggagatggagaaggGTGTGGCCATGCAACAATCCTCTCAGGACTTGATTGCCTCTGGCGCTGACCCACTTTCCTCTGAGggcaacaaggagaagaagtaa
- the DSL1 gene encoding Dsl1p gives MLAQRLEENKRQLSVINDRIEQFAKNLQPSNLIINDVSEFHNKTLYQLDNEHQQTTLAAQQLQQLWILKNLIHETQLSFDPLNEGNYVCDSVELEGILQNIKNLKSKIAPFLKDNYIIGSNLQESYEKIIESYRHQLGVLFTRHIQQESASVRISTSLTINEQTHSLKDFLRIVSDFEVFTGENVVTETLNRFKQSWDKFLLDPLVNKKNYLSLYSESENETVIELADALPASQFLSKYYFDSVRNFTAFINLLENQSFKNYYSTKINNNIVNMISENIEQFMSNRESLSQELVNTVQGASKTGWNMQISRSLGSVDQIDSSINRLHLDWVTSKYIDKVRNYFNSSKFAKDLKICQNIEIERQEAAFQPPPLPPPPPPAQSEPQPSAQSVSEPEQDDEVDWDQPWGSDEEQAAGDDDGWDRDWDDDWDDDDDDAVKKSPIKPKQQAQLKPASIPQTAPSTQVAPPPQATYTDVVTTSSVIGAVKQIVSDFVSETGQENLDELLYAVCEFALTSYRPLHESLLLYNDLQALGYDETITFAEAQWKHAQIQLRGQISLFLSSIDFTNNGGSSGSTEESVGITAAISNFNNSLTQLVESDMANTNKGLLKSTIVGLCNYANTWVLDGILSSTELTEFQCEKFTLVLESLGEVEANVLRRLGSESNRLATYNKTKQAILLLNNHLNDIMEHFYQGDFFDFSTEELIQVLKSVFIASGLRENCIQEIFEVRSS, from the coding sequence ATGCTAGCGCAACGCCTAGAAGAGAATAAGAGGCAACTCAGCGTCATTAATGATCGAATTGAGCAGTTCGCAAAGAATCTTCAACCTTCAaatctcatcatcaacgatgTGTCAGAGTTCCACAACAAGACTCTTTACCAGTTAGATAATGAACATCAGCAGACCACTTTGGCTGCACAGCAGCTCCAGCAACTTTGGATcctcaaaaacttgatcCACGAAACACAGCTTCTGTTTGATCCATTGAACGAAGGCAATTATGTCTGCGACAGCGTTGAGTTAGAAGGAATACTTCAGAACATCAAGAACCTAAAGCTGAAGATCGCCCCTTTTCTTAAAGACAACTACATCATTGGCTCGAATTTGCAGGAGTCGTATGAGAAAATTATCGAGTCCTACCGTCATCAATTGGGTGTTTTGTTTACACGTCATATACAGCAAGAACTGGCATCAGTGAGAATTTCCACTTCTCTCACAATAAATGAGCAAACTCATCTGCTCAAAGACTTCTTAAGAATAGTTTCAGACTTTGAGGTGTTTACTGGTGAAAATGTGGTGACAGAAACGCTCAATAGATTCAAGCAGCTGTGGGATAAGTTTCTTTTAGATCCACTcgtgaacaagaagaactaTCTCCTGCTATATTCTGAATCGGAAAACGAGACCGTCATTGAACTCGCAGATGCTCTTCCagcttctcaatttctctcGAAGTACTACTTTGACTCTGTTCGCAACTTTACAGCGTTCATTAACTTGCTAGAAAACCAGTCGTTCAAAAATTACTACCTGACAAAGATTAACAACAACATTGTGAACATGATTTCGGAAAACATCGAGCAGTTTATGAGCAACAGAGAGCTGCTCTCACAGGAATTGGTGAACACCGTTCAAGGTGCCCTGAAAACAGGTTGGAATATGCAGATTTCTAGATCGCTAGGTTCAGTTGACCAAATCGACAGCAGCATTAATAGACTCCACCTTGACTGGGTCACGTCCAAATACATCGATAAGGTCAGGAACTACTTTAATAGTtcaaaatttgcaaaagacttgaagatttgCCAGAATATTGAGATCGAGAGACAAGAAGCCGCTTTTCaacctcctcctcttcctcctcctcctcctccagcACAAAGCGAGCCTCAACCCTCAGCCCAGTCTGTTCTGGAACCTGAACAGGATGACGAAGTTGATTGGGATCAGCCTTGGGGATCAGATGAGGAACAGGCTGCtggagatgatgatggttGGGATCGCGATTGGGACGACGATTGggacgatgacgacgatgatgcGGTCAAAAAATCCCCCATAAAACCAAAACAACAAGCTCAGCTAAAGCCAGCCTCCATCCCTCAGACTGCTCCTTCCACACAAGTTGCGCCTCCTCCCCAGGCAACATACACAGACGTTGTAACTACAAGCTCTGTTATAGGCGCAGTTAAACAGATTGTCAGCGATTTTGTTTCTGAGACTGGACAGGAGAACTTGGACGAACTTCTTTATGCTGTTTGCGAATTTGCATTAACATCTTACCGACCTCTTCACGAGCTGCTTTTGTTATACAATGACCTTCAAGCGCTAGGTTATGATGAAACCATAACCTTTGCAGAAGCACAATGGAAACATGCTCAAATTCAATTGCGTGGCCAGATAAGcctctttttgagctctATTGACTTCACGAATAATGGGGGCTCCTCTGGCTCCACCGAAGAGTCGGTTGGTATCACTGCTGCCATCAGCAACTTCAATAACAGTCTCACACAATTAGTCGAATCTGACATGGCTAACACCAACAAAGGACTCTTGAAATCTACGATCGTGGGCTTGTGCAACTACGCCAATACTTGGGTTTTAGACGGTATACTCTCTTCAACAGAGTTGACTGAGTTTCAGTGTGAAAAGTTCACTCTCGTTCTCGAGAGTCTTGGCGAGGTGGAGGCAAATGTGCTTCGCAGACTTGGGTCTGAAAGCAACAGATTGGCCACATATAACAAGACTAAACAGGCCATTTTACTCTTGAACAATCATCTCAACGACATCATGGAGCATTTCTACCAGGGAgacttcttcgacttctCTACAGAGGAGTTGATTCAGGTGTTGAAAAGTGTATTTATAGCTAGTGGTCTAAGAGAGAACTGCATTCAGGAGATATTCGAAGTCCGGAGCAGTTAA